A window of Ignisphaera sp. contains these coding sequences:
- a CDS encoding type II toxin-antitoxin system VapC family toxin, translated as MYLYDANAILNLVKRGELRVLLGGHTLDLAIYETANAIWKEYHLLKKIRIEIVYKLIELLSKIFNILDLHTIRGFEKDVMDIAVREGITIYDASYIYIAMKNNLTLVTDDRKLMNIAKKYVNIATTSDITT; from the coding sequence TTGTATCTCTATGATGCAAATGCAATACTTAATCTCGTAAAGAGAGGTGAATTAAGGGTTCTCCTAGGTGGACATACCTTAGATCTTGCTATCTACGAGACTGCCAATGCTATTTGGAAAGAATACCATCTTCTTAAGAAGATAAGGATTGAGATAGTCTATAAATTAATTGAGCTACTCTCTAAGATCTTCAACATACTAGATCTACACACAATAAGAGGTTTCGAGAAAGATGTTATGGATATAGCTGTAAGAGAAGGGATAACAATCTATGATGCATCCTACATATATATCGCAATGAAAAACAATCTAACATTAGTAACCGACGACAGAAAACTCATGAATATCGCTAAAAAATACGTTAATATAGCAACAACTAGTGATATCACTACATAG
- a CDS encoding ATP-binding protein, which produces MLFDLRPKERRDELFDREEELEILHRLVGSEWIVILGRRMMGKTSLLKTFLHEVDGIYINLSGVRSVKGLVEELMKYARKLGVEVSVGPLTISWSRLAEDVFSKFDGKVIGFDEAQDLPVNYTLKLLKKVWDTYDIRIIFTGSMVGLITGLLEPTPHSPLYGRQPAKITLKPFTHEQSLEFLSKGFRECKLDAPLNELEEAIDLLGGYPGWLAYYGNMRCVRRLTHKEALEQVYQEGKQILLEELKKFLESRKIPEKYIKLLKLLPARWSELKNAMNINSKVLSDMIQNLEKAIIIEKKGDTYTIPDPIMRNLIFEL; this is translated from the coding sequence ATGTTATTTGATCTTAGACCTAAAGAGAGAAGAGATGAGCTTTTTGATCGTGAGGAAGAGTTAGAGATATTGCATAGGCTTGTAGGTAGTGAATGGATTGTTATCTTAGGTAGGAGGATGATGGGGAAAACGTCTTTGCTTAAGACATTCCTTCACGAAGTTGATGGTATCTACATCAATCTTTCTGGTGTTAGAAGTGTTAAAGGGTTGGTTGAAGAGCTTATGAAGTATGCTAGAAAACTTGGTGTAGAGGTTAGTGTAGGTCCTTTAACTATTTCTTGGTCTAGGTTAGCTGAAGATGTTTTCTCGAAGTTTGATGGAAAGGTGATAGGATTTGATGAAGCTCAAGATCTACCTGTGAACTATACTCTTAAACTTCTCAAGAAGGTGTGGGATACATATGATATAAGGATTATCTTTACAGGCTCTATGGTAGGGCTTATAACTGGGTTACTAGAACCAACACCTCACAGCCCTTTATATGGAAGACAGCCTGCTAAAATAACGCTAAAGCCTTTTACACATGAGCAAAGCCTAGAATTTCTTTCTAAAGGATTCAGAGAATGTAAACTAGATGCACCATTAAATGAGCTAGAAGAAGCTATAGATCTACTTGGAGGATATCCAGGATGGCTAGCTTACTACGGAAATATGAGGTGTGTACGTAGATTAACACATAAAGAAGCATTAGAACAAGTATATCAAGAAGGAAAACAAATACTTCTAGAAGAACTCAAAAAATTTCTAGAGTCGCGTAAAATACCTGAGAAATACATAAAATTATTGAAGCTTTTGCCAGCTAGATGGAGTGAACTCAAGAACGCTATGAATATAAATAGCAAAGTGCTCAGCGACATGATCCAAAATCTGGAGAAAGCTATAATAATAGAGAAGAAAGGAGATACATATACTATCCCAGACCCAATAATGAGAAACCTAATATTCGAGCTATAG
- a CDS encoding ABC transporter permease: MNVFTIILRSIAKRKSRTVLTILGVAVGVGLMFSLLSISASGTQRSLELIRRISGADIVVYNGTRGFSTSIMSRARQGVSFQPFVYQYIDIETLKHISAIPGILTLSPVLLYRASVSSSGNMIEVDVYGIDPSSYMSVSLLEIEEGRFLSRLNVYEVVVGRAIADELEISVGDNIVLEFGNKSATLTVVGIYRGLNRFAENFIYIPIDIAQNISGLNNKISQILIKCVDPSQAQEVAQQITNLVPGVSVFVPIATIQNVSQAINTVTYFFTIIGLVAITAGVFGVMNTMTMAVAERTREIGILKAIGASNSFILKLFLLESTILGFIGGGVGIFIGLVLSYIIAPILAQAGIQRFFSTPGRGLSQPYLQQTQFSLSITPLTIALSLFLGIAVGIIAGIYPAYRAYRLKPVEALKHV, encoded by the coding sequence ATGAATGTGTTTACCATCATATTAAGAAGTATCGCTAAGAGAAAGTCGAGAACGGTGCTAACTATTCTTGGTGTAGCTGTTGGTGTAGGATTAATGTTTTCACTTCTATCTATATCAGCATCTGGTACGCAAAGATCTTTAGAGCTTATTAGAAGAATATCAGGGGCAGATATAGTTGTTTACAATGGTACTAGAGGTTTCTCAACAAGTATAATGTCTAGAGCTCGACAGGGTGTATCTTTCCAACCCTTTGTTTATCAATACATTGATATAGAGACTTTAAAACATATATCCGCTATTCCGGGTATTCTCACTTTATCACCAGTTCTGCTATATAGAGCTAGTGTATCGTCATCTGGGAACATGATTGAGGTAGATGTCTATGGTATTGATCCTTCGAGTTATATGTCAGTATCATTACTCGAAATCGAGGAGGGGAGGTTCTTAAGTAGACTAAATGTATATGAGGTTGTGGTGGGTAGAGCTATAGCTGATGAGTTAGAAATTTCTGTAGGGGATAATATTGTTCTCGAGTTCGGTAATAAGAGTGCTACTCTCACTGTTGTGGGTATATATAGGGGTCTCAATAGATTTGCTGAAAACTTTATCTATATTCCTATAGATATTGCGCAAAACATAAGCGGACTTAACAACAAGATTTCTCAGATACTTATAAAATGTGTAGATCCTTCACAGGCTCAAGAAGTAGCGCAACAAATAACAAACTTAGTACCAGGTGTATCAGTATTTGTACCTATCGCCACAATCCAAAATGTATCTCAGGCAATCAATACTGTCACATACTTCTTTACAATAATAGGTCTTGTGGCTATTACTGCAGGAGTTTTTGGTGTTATGAATACCATGACCATGGCTGTAGCTGAGAGAACAAGAGAGATAGGAATACTAAAAGCTATTGGTGCAAGCAATAGTTTTATCTTGAAGTTGTTTCTATTAGAATCAACGATTCTTGGTTTTATCGGGGGTGGCGTAGGTATATTCATAGGTTTAGTGCTATCCTATATTATAGCGCCTATACTAGCTCAAGCAGGTATACAAAGATTTTTCAGCACACCTGGAAGAGGATTAAGTCAACCATATTTACAACAAACCCAGTTTAGTCTATCGATAACTCCTTTAACGATAGCATTATCTCTATTCTTGGGTATAGCTGTAGGCATTATAGCAGGTATTTATCCTGCTTATAGAGCTTATAGACTAAAACCTGTTGAGGCTTTAAAGCATGTCTAA
- a CDS encoding ABC transporter ATP-binding protein, which translates to MSKGVVVQLRNVVKTYRYGKQYVQALRGIDLDVQRSEIVCIVGPSGSGKTTLLNIIGGLDRVDIGKVIVDGIDLCSLNERELVEFRLRKIGYVFQFYNLIPTLSVLENVELPMYLLGVKEKERKERAIELLQLVGIQHLANRTPDTLSGGEQQRVAIARALAVNPAIILMDEPTGALDTDNTKKLIDLIKKLNNKLGQTFIVATHDILVAKECTNICTLRDGKITNVYKPSEIGRLFQYLV; encoded by the coding sequence ATGTCTAAGGGTGTTGTTGTTCAGCTAAGAAATGTTGTTAAGACCTATAGATACGGTAAACAGTACGTTCAAGCACTTAGAGGAATTGATCTAGACGTTCAACGAAGCGAAATAGTATGTATAGTTGGGCCTTCGGGTTCTGGAAAAACAACGTTACTCAATATCATTGGAGGGTTGGATAGAGTTGATATAGGTAAAGTAATTGTAGATGGAATTGATTTATGTAGCCTTAATGAAAGAGAGTTAGTAGAGTTTAGGCTCAGGAAGATAGGCTACGTATTTCAATTCTACAACTTAATACCTACATTATCGGTACTCGAAAACGTAGAGCTACCTATGTATCTTCTAGGTGTTAAAGAGAAAGAAAGGAAAGAGAGAGCAATAGAGTTGCTCCAGCTTGTAGGTATTCAACATTTAGCGAATAGAACACCAGATACACTTAGTGGAGGTGAACAACAACGTGTTGCAATTGCTCGTGCTCTAGCAGTCAATCCTGCAATAATTCTTATGGATGAACCCACAGGAGCACTAGATACAGATAACACGAAGAAACTTATAGATTTAATTAAAAAGCTCAACAATAAGCTTGGTCAGACATTTATTGTAGCTACACACGACATCTTAGTGGCTAAAGAATGCACAAACATATGCACACTAAGAGATGGGAAAATAACTAATGTCTACAAACCTTCAGAAATAGGTAGACTATTTCAGTACCTAGTCTAG
- a CDS encoding sodium-translocating pyrophosphatase — translation MSSILSLSLYLGIVAGLVSLFYVLALVFDIKRRLPSRDSEEERRAIEIHGYIMSAAKAYIGAQYRVIMAVVGAITILIVAGGFVVNNMSVVLTGAMYLVGGISSMAVSVIGMLMAVESNIRVLNTLSRKSLREALSLAFRGGSVTGFMVGGIGLLLISILFICLKTYVGEVEAAKILLGYAFGASTVALFARVGGGIYTKAADVGADLVGKVERGIPEDDPRNPGVIADNVGDNVGDCAGMGADLFESYVEAIIAPMVIGGVLSSIVGNTDLMAYPLLFSSIALVTSLISSQFISISPIKEPSKTLTLASILAILFAILINGIATFAVNPSLATLWGVGVLGLIVGAIVGFTSDYFTSPLYRPVKIVAEHSQFGPALTILSGMSMGFYSVFIPSIAIALAVIASYTLGASITREPLLSGMYAAALAGTGMLAVAPIIVAADAYGPVVDNAAGLAEQAGYEEFVRDLADKLDSAGNTMKSISKGYAIGSAALTALGLIFSYVSVIADIKKESIEMVLSKIFNIGNIDYGVFFLGGIIIGVVMVAFFVAMVIQATTAAAGKLVDEIRRQFRERPGILEWKERPDYEKAVRIVTFYAIRRLIAPGILALATPILIGMVLGYGTGDPWRGAAAVGGLLIGAVASGLLLGLFQGNVGNTWDNAKKYIEMGNLGGKGSDTHKAAVVGDTVGDPLKDASGPAINIMIKVMAVAASVLIPYLLFL, via the coding sequence ATGAGTAGTATACTAAGTTTATCACTATACTTAGGTATTGTTGCTGGTTTGGTATCGTTGTTTTATGTTCTTGCACTAGTGTTTGATATAAAGAGGAGGTTGCCTTCAAGAGATAGTGAAGAAGAGAGACGGGCTATAGAGATACATGGGTATATCATGAGTGCTGCTAAAGCATATATAGGTGCTCAGTATAGAGTCATTATGGCTGTTGTTGGAGCAATAACAATTTTGATTGTTGCTGGAGGTTTTGTTGTCAACAATATGTCTGTTGTTCTTACTGGTGCTATGTATCTTGTTGGTGGTATAAGCTCCATGGCTGTAAGTGTGATTGGTATGCTTATGGCTGTTGAATCCAATATAAGGGTCTTGAACACACTATCTAGAAAAAGTTTGAGAGAAGCTCTATCTCTAGCATTTAGAGGAGGCTCTGTTACAGGTTTTATGGTTGGTGGCATAGGGTTACTACTCATATCAATACTCTTCATATGCCTAAAGACATATGTAGGTGAAGTAGAAGCAGCTAAAATACTTCTAGGCTATGCCTTTGGAGCAAGTACTGTAGCTCTTTTTGCAAGAGTTGGTGGAGGTATATATACAAAAGCTGCAGATGTAGGTGCAGACCTTGTTGGCAAGGTCGAGAGGGGTATTCCGGAAGACGATCCAAGAAATCCAGGCGTTATAGCTGATAATGTTGGTGATAATGTTGGTGATTGTGCTGGTATGGGTGCAGATCTCTTTGAATCATATGTAGAAGCAATAATAGCGCCAATGGTTATAGGCGGTGTACTCAGTAGTATAGTGGGGAATACAGATCTAATGGCATATCCCTTACTTTTCTCATCTATAGCTCTAGTAACATCGCTTATATCGTCTCAATTCATCTCTATATCGCCTATCAAAGAGCCTAGCAAAACATTAACACTAGCATCTATTCTAGCTATACTCTTTGCTATACTTATCAACGGTATAGCGACATTTGCAGTAAATCCTTCATTAGCAACACTATGGGGTGTAGGTGTACTAGGGCTTATAGTTGGAGCTATAGTGGGCTTTACATCAGACTACTTCACATCACCTCTATACAGACCTGTTAAAATAGTGGCTGAACATTCGCAATTCGGTCCTGCTTTAACAATTCTTAGTGGTATGTCTATGGGATTCTATAGCGTGTTTATACCTAGTATAGCAATAGCTTTAGCAGTAATAGCCTCTTACACATTAGGAGCATCTATAACAAGAGAACCATTACTCTCCGGTATGTATGCCGCAGCACTAGCTGGTACAGGTATGCTTGCTGTAGCACCGATCATTGTTGCAGCAGATGCATATGGACCTGTGGTAGATAATGCTGCAGGTTTAGCTGAACAAGCAGGTTATGAAGAATTTGTAAGAGATCTAGCTGATAAACTCGATTCAGCTGGAAACACCATGAAGTCTATATCTAAAGGCTATGCAATTGGATCAGCAGCTCTAACAGCTCTAGGACTGATATTCAGCTATGTGAGCGTCATAGCTGATATAAAGAAAGAGAGTATAGAGATGGTCTTGAGCAAGATATTCAACATAGGCAACATAGATTATGGAGTATTCTTCTTAGGAGGCATAATCATAGGTGTTGTAATGGTTGCATTCTTTGTAGCCATGGTCATTCAAGCTACAACAGCAGCTGCAGGAAAACTAGTCGATGAGATTAGGAGACAGTTTAGAGAGAGACCAGGTATACTTGAATGGAAAGAGAGACCAGATTACGAGAAAGCGGTAAGGATAGTTACATTCTATGCCATAAGAAGGCTTATAGCTCCAGGAATACTAGCATTAGCAACACCTATACTCATAGGCATGGTGCTTGGCTATGGAACAGGAGACCCGTGGAGAGGAGCAGCAGCAGTCGGAGGCTTACTCATAGGTGCTGTAGCTTCAGGGCTACTGCTAGGACTATTCCAAGGAAATGTAGGTAACACCTGGGATAATGCTAAAAAGTACATAGAGATGGGCAACCTAGGAGGAAAGGGTTCTGATACTCACAAAGCTGCAGTTGTTGGAGATACTGTGGGAGATCCATTAAAAGATGCATCAGGACCAGCTATAAACATAATGATAAAGGTAATGGCTGTAGCAGCCTCAGTCCTAATACCCTATCTACTCTTCCTATAG
- a CDS encoding orc1/cdc6 family replication initiation protein, with protein MVAVNKGLDVLDNIFTQTLKSKIFTNRDVLRPDYIPNELPHREEQMAKLGSILAPALRGSKPNNIFIYGLTGTGKTAVTKYVLKRLHGKALDVGVDILPCYINTRQEDTTYRVILRLSECVGLKLPFTGISTAEAYRRFIKVIDARNTIMIAVLDEIDFLIKKHGDELLYRLTRSSDDLKQSKISLIGITNDLKLVEDLDPRVRSSLGEIEMVFPPYNAVQLEDILRQRARIAFNPEAISDDVISLCAALAAREHGDARRALDLLRVAGEIAERENSSKVAIDHVYKALREIERDRAHELISSMPLHSKLVLFSIYSLTKDGGKVTTGDVYAHYKSLCMRLGIESVTQRRVSDIISELDMVGLITAHVISRGRYGKTRVLSLAIPPEVIVEALKEDPYIVHMLSRDR; from the coding sequence TTGGTAGCAGTTAATAAAGGTCTTGATGTGCTTGATAATATATTTACCCAAACACTGAAGTCAAAGATATTTACCAATAGAGATGTTCTTAGACCTGATTACATACCTAATGAACTTCCACATAGAGAAGAGCAGATGGCTAAACTAGGTTCTATACTTGCCCCTGCTTTGAGAGGATCTAAACCTAACAATATATTCATTTATGGATTAACTGGTACAGGTAAAACTGCTGTCACAAAATATGTTCTAAAGAGACTCCATGGAAAGGCACTAGATGTTGGTGTAGATATCCTTCCATGCTATATCAATACTAGACAAGAAGATACAACGTATAGGGTTATACTTAGGTTAAGCGAATGTGTAGGTCTTAAGCTACCCTTCACAGGTATATCTACAGCTGAAGCCTATAGGAGATTCATAAAGGTTATAGATGCCAGGAACACTATAATGATAGCTGTTCTAGATGAAATAGACTTTCTAATCAAGAAGCATGGAGATGAGCTTCTTTATAGACTCACTAGAAGTAGTGATGATCTTAAACAGTCAAAGATATCGTTAATAGGTATAACGAATGATCTCAAACTAGTTGAGGATCTAGATCCACGTGTAAGAAGTAGTCTAGGTGAGATAGAGATGGTTTTTCCACCCTATAATGCTGTACAGCTAGAAGATATTCTTAGACAAAGAGCACGAATCGCGTTTAATCCAGAAGCTATAAGTGATGACGTTATAAGCCTTTGTGCAGCTTTAGCAGCTAGAGAACATGGAGATGCTAGAAGAGCTCTTGATCTACTTAGGGTTGCTGGCGAGATAGCTGAAAGAGAGAACAGCTCTAAAGTAGCGATAGACCATGTCTATAAAGCCTTGAGGGAGATTGAGAGAGACAGGGCACATGAGCTAATATCCTCTATGCCTCTCCACAGTAAACTAGTACTCTTCTCTATATATAGTTTAACTAAAGATGGTGGAAAAGTGACTACAGGTGATGTTTATGCACACTATAAGTCTCTATGTATGCGTCTCGGTATAGAGAGTGTTACTCAGAGAAGAGTTAGCGATATAATTAGTGAACTAGATATGGTGGGATTAATTACAGCTCACGTTATTAGTAGAGGTCGCTACGGGAAAACAAGAGTTTTATCCCTAGCTATACCTCCTGAAGTTATTGTAGAGGCACTTAAAGAGGATCCATATATTGTCCACATGTTATCTAGGGATAGATGA
- a CDS encoding DUF99 family protein, producing the protein MSTCYLGIDDGYFDVAYKRIKLKHKTVLVGAVVCFDRFKDLYIELVTVDGLDALGSAFTILEKSLSLYNIDAVFLDGVTYAGFNIVDPRKLYALGDTPIITVFRHRLDLSKIYLALEKHFRDYRYRYEVIENIYSKSIELELKHIPTTIRIHVLGMDIVRAKRVVIEQCKVFADPYPLRIADRVASLAGRLINRSLDLF; encoded by the coding sequence TTGTCCACATGTTATCTAGGGATAGATGATGGTTATTTTGATGTAGCTTACAAAAGGATTAAGCTTAAGCATAAAACAGTTCTTGTAGGAGCTGTAGTGTGTTTTGATAGATTCAAGGACCTGTATATAGAGCTTGTTACAGTTGATGGTCTTGATGCTCTTGGATCGGCTTTCACCATCCTCGAAAAATCCTTATCTTTATATAATATCGATGCTGTATTTCTAGATGGTGTTACATACGCAGGTTTCAATATAGTTGATCCCAGAAAACTCTATGCCTTAGGAGATACACCTATTATTACTGTGTTTAGACATAGGCTAGATCTATCCAAGATATATCTAGCTCTCGAGAAACACTTCAGAGACTATAGATACAGATACGAAGTCATTGAAAACATCTATAGTAAAAGTATTGAGTTAGAGCTTAAGCATATACCTACAACTATAAGGATACATGTTCTAGGTATGGATATAGTTAGAGCTAAAAGAGTTGTGATAGAACAATGTAAAGTATTTGCTGATCCCTATCCCCTAAGAATTGCCGATAGAGTTGCCTCACTTGCTGGAAGACTAATCAATAGATCTCTAGACCTCTTCTAA
- the ahcY gene encoding adenosylhomocysteinase, whose translation MEYRVKDLNLAPKGKLQIEWAKQHMPVMNLIKKMFEEEKPLKGIKISAVLHVTKETAILVETLKSGGAEVWLAASNPLSTQDDVAAALVEEGIHVFAWRGETEDEYFWAIDTISKIEPDIVIDDGADLHVYIHRSRPDTARKVLGGTEETTTGVTRLKAMEKQNALLYPVIAVNNAYTKYLFDNRYGTGQSTIDGLLRATNMLLSGKIIVVAGYGWVGRGIALRLRGMGARVIVTEVDPIKALEAVMDGFEVMRMSEAARIGDVFITATGNIKVITEEHFMDMKDGVILANAGHFDVEVDVKSLEKLAVERREIRECVTEYMLPNGKKLYLLGKGRLVNLVCAEGHPSEVMDMSFANQALSVKYIVENRNKLDKKVLNVPYEIDSLVARLKLKSMNIDIDELTDEQKKYLESA comes from the coding sequence ATGGAGTATAGAGTTAAGGATCTAAATCTTGCGCCAAAAGGGAAACTCCAGATCGAATGGGCAAAACAGCATATGCCTGTAATGAATCTGATCAAGAAGATGTTTGAGGAAGAGAAACCACTTAAAGGCATTAAGATATCTGCAGTACTTCATGTAACTAAAGAGACAGCTATTCTTGTAGAAACACTAAAAAGTGGAGGTGCTGAAGTATGGCTTGCTGCTAGTAATCCTCTATCTACACAAGATGATGTTGCAGCTGCACTTGTTGAAGAAGGTATCCATGTATTTGCTTGGAGAGGTGAAACAGAAGATGAGTATTTCTGGGCTATAGATACAATCTCGAAGATAGAGCCAGATATAGTTATAGATGATGGAGCTGATCTACATGTCTATATACATAGATCTAGACCAGATACGGCTAGAAAAGTACTGGGCGGAACAGAAGAAACAACAACTGGTGTAACTAGGCTAAAGGCTATGGAAAAACAAAATGCTTTACTCTATCCTGTTATAGCTGTAAATAATGCATATACAAAGTATCTCTTCGACAATAGGTATGGTACTGGACAAAGCACAATAGATGGATTATTGAGAGCTACAAATATGCTTCTCTCAGGAAAGATCATTGTAGTTGCAGGCTATGGTTGGGTAGGTAGAGGTATAGCTTTGAGGCTACGAGGAATGGGTGCAAGAGTTATCGTTACAGAAGTAGATCCAATAAAAGCTCTAGAAGCTGTTATGGATGGATTCGAGGTTATGAGGATGAGTGAAGCCGCTAGAATAGGTGATGTATTTATTACTGCGACAGGCAATATTAAGGTGATTACTGAGGAACACTTCATGGATATGAAGGATGGAGTGATTTTAGCTAATGCAGGTCATTTCGATGTTGAAGTAGATGTCAAGAGTCTAGAGAAGTTAGCTGTAGAAAGGAGAGAAATTAGGGAATGTGTAACAGAGTATATGCTACCTAATGGCAAGAAGCTGTATCTACTTGGTAAAGGTCGATTGGTTAATCTGGTATGTGCTGAAGGTCATCCTAGCGAGGTTATGGATATGAGTTTTGCAAATCAGGCTCTCTCAGTCAAATATATTGTCGAGAATAGAAATAAGCTTGATAAAAAGGTCCTTAATGTTCCTTACGAAATAGATTCTCTTGTAGCTAGATTAAAGCTTAAATCTATGAATATAGATATAGATGAGCTAACCGATGAACAGAAAAAGTATCTGGAGAGCGCTTAG
- a CDS encoding AAA family ATPase, producing MKKVVVFVTGLPGSGKSVFTDVAISRGIPVVVLGDIVREEVSRRGLEPSLENLIKIAQELRERLGPEAIAMLSVEKLLKILDMSCLVVIDGVRSLKEVEYIKMKTDAETIIVAIHASPKTRFNRLKMRSRSDDPREWSEFIKRDMRELSWGLGNVIALADVVIVNEGSIDEFRVMVKEFLDKVIREWCT from the coding sequence TTGAAAAAAGTAGTGGTTTTTGTAACAGGACTTCCAGGTTCTGGTAAAAGTGTTTTTACTGATGTAGCTATATCTAGAGGAATTCCTGTGGTAGTGCTTGGAGATATTGTTAGAGAAGAAGTTTCTAGAAGAGGTCTTGAACCATCGCTTGAGAATCTGATTAAGATAGCACAAGAACTAAGAGAGAGACTTGGTCCAGAAGCCATAGCTATGCTATCTGTAGAAAAACTCTTGAAGATACTTGATATGAGTTGTCTAGTTGTTATAGATGGTGTTAGAAGCTTAAAAGAGGTAGAATACATAAAGATGAAGACAGATGCTGAAACTATTATTGTAGCTATACATGCTTCACCCAAAACTAGGTTCAATAGACTTAAGATGAGGTCTAGATCTGATGATCCTAGAGAATGGAGTGAATTTATCAAGAGAGATATGAGGGAGCTTTCGTGGGGTTTAGGTAACGTGATAGCGTTAGCTGATGTGGTTATAGTTAATGAAGGATCTATAGATGAATTCAGGGTTATGGTTAAAGAATTTCTGGATAAGGTGATTAGAGAGTGGTGTACATAA
- a CDS encoding RNA-binding domain-containing protein — translation MVYIRIETEIRPTEDVHKVMKAVANLVYVDKPKIEELGRGYKILIIESTDLSILQPLHDMLRRQRILDTARSYMYRHKRGEVVTIMVNKQVAYQGRISLVEKSSESPLGAITITISSTQIDKVIDWLAPKTAHGRPLWEIEMPRDV, via the coding sequence GTGGTGTACATAAGGATCGAAACAGAGATAAGACCTACAGAAGATGTACACAAGGTTATGAAAGCTGTAGCAAATCTAGTGTATGTAGATAAACCCAAAATCGAGGAACTCGGTAGAGGATACAAGATACTTATAATCGAATCAACAGATCTTTCCATACTACAGCCTCTACACGATATGCTGAGAAGACAGAGGATACTGGATACAGCTCGAAGCTATATGTATAGACATAAACGTGGCGAGGTAGTAACCATTATGGTGAATAAACAGGTAGCTTATCAAGGACGCATCAGTCTTGTCGAAAAATCGAGCGAGAGTCCTCTTGGAGCTATAACGATCACCATATCGAGTACACAGATAGATAAAGTAATAGATTGGTTGGCACCTAAAACAGCTCACGGAAGACCTCTTTGGGAAATAGAGATGCCAAGAGATGTCTAG
- a CDS encoding MBL fold metallo-hydrolase, with product MTKNCIIFLGTSASIPQKNRFTQGVAICGSKDCIVVDSGEGMQIRINEAGIDHRHVKLIAISHSHGDHVHGLLPFIESLKMKLESQKFYEKFVLTIVSPQDLCKYLNSSLDLFGIRYGDTLSISCIDSKQLFQKKEYVSTPSGDVNILPLPVRHGELENAYGFYIEVNLKKRNIGIFYSGDGVCRDLCLDELRKLKPVIIIHEATFLDYSKDSSRAYESGHATVYEASLLATEVNAYVLVLTHFSARYDKADFSDFISRARRVFSGEIHIAEDLAKIPLDILDLDQH from the coding sequence TTGACTAAGAACTGCATCATATTTCTAGGAACATCAGCTTCTATTCCTCAAAAGAATAGATTTACGCAAGGTGTAGCTATATGTGGATCTAAAGACTGTATAGTAGTTGATTCAGGTGAAGGTATGCAGATAAGGATAAATGAAGCTGGTATAGATCATAGACACGTCAAGCTTATTGCGATATCCCATTCACATGGAGATCATGTACACGGTCTTCTACCATTCATAGAGAGTCTAAAGATGAAACTAGAGTCGCAAAAATTTTACGAGAAATTTGTTTTAACAATAGTATCTCCACAAGATTTATGTAAATATCTAAACAGTTCATTAGATCTATTCGGTATTAGGTATGGAGATACCCTAAGCATATCTTGCATTGATTCGAAACAACTCTTCCAGAAGAAGGAATATGTATCTACGCCAAGTGGTGATGTTAATATTCTACCACTACCTGTTAGACATGGAGAACTAGAAAACGCTTATGGATTCTATATAGAGGTCAATCTTAAGAAGAGAAACATAGGTATTTTCTACTCTGGCGATGGTGTATGTAGAGATCTATGTTTAGATGAATTGAGGAAGCTGAAACCAGTGATAATTATACATGAAGCTACATTTCTAGACTATTCAAAAGATTCCTCTAGAGCATATGAAAGTGGTCATGCAACAGTATACGAAGCATCATTACTAGCTACAGAAGTTAATGCATATGTCCTTGTGTTAACCCATTTTAGTGCTAGATACGATAAAGCTGATTTCAGCGATTTTATTTCACGAGCTCGTAGGGTATTCTCTGGAGAGATACACATTGCTGAAGATCTTGCCAAGATTCCTCTAGATATTCTTGATCTTGATCAACACTAG